One Candidatus Limnocylindria bacterium genomic region harbors:
- a CDS encoding ATP-dependent metallopeptidase FtsH/Yme1/Tma family protein codes for MAGDPRSICAECGHVRSFHDRAAARTLASADLTSERNCYREVGGAACRCSGFRDSGEVAIAATGQPRAGRSPMTAALLALVLVVMGLALLYAYRSQSPAVPSVALSQAIQEINAGQVAKVTIIGNRATLDLHSGGKHQTTLPDRDEIFQKTLADYNAANPSRQIVIDYRAEDSSFALIGSIFLSLLPVLLLGAFFTYLFRRSVSR; via the coding sequence ATGGCGGGCGATCCGCGCTCGATCTGCGCCGAGTGCGGCCACGTGCGGTCGTTTCACGATCGCGCTGCGGCGCGCACGCTGGCGAGCGCCGACCTCACGAGCGAGAGGAACTGCTACCGCGAGGTCGGCGGCGCAGCGTGTCGATGCAGCGGCTTCCGCGATTCGGGCGAGGTGGCGATCGCGGCAACCGGGCAACCGCGGGCAGGCCGGAGCCCTATGACGGCCGCCCTGCTCGCCTTGGTGCTGGTCGTGATGGGACTCGCACTGCTGTACGCGTATCGCTCGCAGAGCCCGGCCGTACCGTCGGTCGCGTTGTCACAGGCGATCCAAGAGATCAACGCGGGGCAGGTCGCGAAGGTGACCATCATCGGCAACAGAGCAACACTCGACCTTCATAGCGGCGGTAAACATCAGACCACGCTGCCGGACCGCGATGAGATCTTCCAAAAGACCCTCGCGGACTACAACGCTGCGAACCCGTCGCGTCAGATCGTCATCGACTACCGCGCTGAGGATTCGTCGTTTGCCCTTATCGGGTCGATCTTCCTGAGCCTGCTGCCCG